One stretch of Gemmatimonadales bacterium DNA includes these proteins:
- a CDS encoding DUF1326 domain-containing protein, with amino-acid sequence MAKPAKWSLKVEHLMACNCNYACPCSFDARPTFGTCEASTATRIVKGKVDGVTLDGLKWAFVAKWPGPLHELHGRGVVFLDHRARGAKRDALERVATGKAGGPWGIFMSTVTDGYQVRTAGIEFKVAGKRSHFRVVGATEVAFESIKNPLTGADYPAIVLLPAGLLTKKEEIFAAKTMWVKADGLDFSYPQRNALVFTTTWRGP; translated from the coding sequence ATGGCGAAGCCCGCTAAGTGGAGCCTCAAGGTGGAGCACCTGATGGCATGCAACTGCAACTACGCCTGCCCCTGCTCCTTCGACGCCAGGCCCACGTTCGGCACCTGCGAGGCCTCGACGGCCACGCGCATCGTGAAGGGGAAGGTGGACGGGGTGACGCTCGACGGCCTCAAGTGGGCCTTCGTGGCCAAGTGGCCGGGCCCCTTGCACGAGCTGCACGGCAGAGGGGTCGTGTTCCTCGACCACCGGGCCAGGGGGGCGAAGCGCGACGCCCTCGAGCGGGTGGCCACGGGCAAGGCCGGCGGCCCGTGGGGGATCTTCATGTCCACGGTAACCGACGGCTACCAGGTGCGGACGGCGGGCATCGAGTTCAAGGTCGCCGGCAAGAGGAGCCACTTCCGCGTCGTGGGGGCCACCGAGGTCGCCTTCGAAAGCATCAAGAACCCGCTGACTGGGGCGGACTACCCGGCGATCGTGCTGCTGCCCGCGGGGCTCCTCACGAAGAAGGAGGAGATCTTCGCCGCCAAGACCATGTGGGTCAAAGCCGACGGGCTCGACTTCAGCTACCCACAGCGCAACGCGCTCGTCTTTACGACGACGTGGCGCGGCCCGTGA
- the pyrR gene encoding bifunctional pyr operon transcriptional regulator/uracil phosphoribosyltransferase PyrR, with translation MPHEERQLILDDRALARTLHRMAQDILRQTPDPISLVLIGVQRRGVELAARLATEARTQSGIEVPRGAMDITLYRDDLEAVGPRPLVGPTHLPVDLGGRHAWIVDDVLFTGRTVRAALDELADFGRPARIGLAVLVDRGGRELPIQADVVGERVPTGPRDRVEVFVKELDGRDAVEVVRGAKVGG, from the coding sequence ATGCCGCATGAAGAGCGCCAGCTCATCCTGGACGACCGCGCCCTCGCGCGCACGCTCCACCGGATGGCGCAGGACATTCTGCGGCAGACCCCCGATCCCATATCGCTGGTGCTCATCGGCGTACAGCGCCGAGGCGTGGAGCTGGCCGCGCGGCTGGCGACCGAGGCGCGCACCCAGTCCGGGATCGAGGTGCCGAGGGGCGCCATGGACATCACACTCTATCGCGACGACCTCGAAGCCGTCGGGCCGCGTCCCCTGGTGGGCCCCACGCACCTGCCGGTGGACTTGGGCGGCCGACACGCGTGGATCGTGGACGACGTCCTCTTCACGGGGCGCACGGTGCGGGCGGCGCTGGATGAGCTGGCGGACTTCGGGCGTCCGGCGCGCATCGGGCTCGCGGTGCTGGTGGACCGGGGCGGGCGCGAATTGCCGATCCAGGCGGACGTGGTCGGCGAGCGGGTGCCGACCGGACCGCGCGACCGGGTGGAGGTGTTCGTGAAGGAGCTGGACGGACGCGATGCGGTGGAAGTGGTCCGCGGCGCGAAGGTGGGTGGGTGA
- a CDS encoding beta-1,6-N-acetylglucosaminyltransferase, which yields EFFINLSGQDFPLKSQTHIQDFLRRNRGNDFIRVANQRTFRPDTLSRIQNHVTEFGNRILRIPIRRPYLRVGTPSIGTQWMILSRKFCEFVCYSPEVERFKRFYRHTFISDEGFFQTVIMNTSYQGTIVNDDKRTIDWVPLGIIKLRPRDFTSNDADFLMASPGLFARKFDVTVDGGILSILEANLS from the coding sequence GAATTCTTCATAAACCTTAGCGGACAGGATTTCCCCCTCAAGTCGCAGACGCACATCCAAGACTTTCTTCGCCGCAATAGAGGAAACGATTTCATCCGCGTGGCTAACCAGCGCACCTTCCGTCCTGACACACTATCTCGAATACAGAACCATGTTACCGAGTTCGGCAACAGGATCCTACGCATTCCTATCAGGCGACCGTATCTTCGAGTGGGGACGCCTTCTATCGGAACTCAGTGGATGATCTTGAGCCGGAAGTTCTGTGAATTTGTCTGCTACAGCCCTGAGGTCGAAAGGTTCAAGAGATTCTATCGGCACACCTTCATATCGGATGAAGGATTCTTTCAGACGGTAATAATGAATACCAGTTACCAGGGAACTATCGTGAACGACGATAAACGGACCATTGACTGGGTGCCGCTAGGAATAATCAAGTTACGTCCCAGAGACTTCACATCCAACGACGCCGATTTCTTGATGGCAAGTCCAGGCTTGTTTGCCCGCAAATTCGACGTAACCGTTGATGGAGGCATCTTGAGTATCTTGGAGGCAAATCTATCGTAG
- a CDS encoding class II aldolase/adducin family protein, which translates to MNRLEAARGICRVGRRLMERGLIAGTDGNIAVRLAGDRILVTPSGYAKGELAPDDLVEVDLAGNHLRGSNRASSELGMHLVILGVRPEVGAVVHAHPPTATGFSIAGLTLDEGVIPELVVQVGPVPLVPYAMPGTPDLGETVGPYARGHDALLLANHGAVTMGRTLDEAHHRMESLEHSARILLAARLLGRVERLRPDDVARLLRLRGLSETEM; encoded by the coding sequence GTGAACCGGCTCGAGGCAGCGCGCGGCATCTGCCGGGTCGGCCGGCGGCTGATGGAGCGCGGGTTGATCGCCGGGACCGACGGGAACATCGCCGTCCGGCTCGCGGGTGACCGAATCCTCGTGACGCCCAGCGGGTACGCGAAGGGCGAGCTCGCGCCGGATGACCTGGTCGAAGTGGACCTCGCCGGCAACCACCTCCGCGGATCGAACCGGGCAAGCTCCGAACTCGGCATGCATCTGGTTATTCTTGGGGTGCGGCCGGAGGTGGGCGCCGTGGTACACGCGCACCCGCCGACGGCGACCGGGTTCTCGATCGCCGGACTGACGCTCGACGAGGGCGTGATCCCGGAACTGGTCGTCCAGGTGGGGCCGGTGCCGCTGGTGCCCTACGCGATGCCGGGCACGCCGGACCTGGGTGAGACCGTCGGGCCGTACGCGCGGGGGCACGACGCGCTGCTCCTCGCCAATCACGGCGCGGTGACGATGGGACGGACGCTGGACGAGGCGCATCACCGCATGGAGAGCCTCGAGCATTCCGCCCGGATCCTTCTCGCTGCCCGGTTGCTGGGTCGCGTCGAGCGGCTTCGGCCGGATGACGTGGCGCGGCTGCTGCGGCTGCGCGGGCTGAGTGAAACGGAGATGTGA
- a CDS encoding dihydroorotase → MKPVLIRGARVIDPSVGRDAVADLAIAEGRILAVGSSLGIPDGAEVIDANGLVVAPGFVDLHVHLREPGREDVETIATGARAAVAGGFTSVCAMPNTDPVTDNQAAVGFIVSQARQAGTARVYPIGAVSLGQRGEQLTEMGELVAAGAIAVSDDGKPVATAHLMRTALEYAMTFGIPVIDHCEDHTLSAGGAMHEGLTSTRLGLKGIPRAAEDVIVARDIALAELTGGHVHLAHISTAGAVRMIRDAKARGVQVTAEVTPHHFALTDACCEGYNTNAKMNPPLREGHDVEALRAALADGTIDCIATDHAPHHYDAKEAEFDFAPFGVVGLETALGVAMVELVERGVLPLPALVHRLATRPAEVAHLPAGTLAPGAPADVIVFDPAAEWTVDPAAFFSKSRNTPFAGRRLKGVIRWTLVGGVVAHRSGPRPRGG, encoded by the coding sequence ATGAAGCCGGTCCTGATCCGCGGCGCCAGGGTGATCGATCCTTCGGTGGGCCGCGATGCCGTCGCCGACCTGGCGATCGCCGAGGGGAGGATCCTCGCGGTGGGCTCGTCCCTGGGCATTCCTGATGGCGCCGAAGTGATCGACGCGAACGGCCTGGTGGTCGCGCCGGGGTTCGTGGACCTGCACGTGCATCTGCGCGAGCCGGGACGTGAGGACGTCGAGACCATCGCGACGGGCGCGCGTGCCGCCGTGGCCGGCGGCTTCACGTCGGTCTGCGCGATGCCCAACACCGACCCCGTCACCGACAACCAGGCCGCCGTCGGCTTCATCGTGAGCCAGGCGCGCCAGGCTGGGACCGCCCGGGTCTATCCCATCGGCGCGGTCTCGCTGGGACAGCGGGGCGAGCAGCTCACCGAGATGGGCGAGCTGGTGGCCGCAGGGGCCATCGCCGTCTCCGACGACGGGAAGCCGGTCGCGACGGCGCACCTCATGCGCACCGCGCTCGAGTACGCGATGACCTTCGGCATCCCGGTCATCGACCACTGCGAGGACCACACGCTCTCCGCGGGCGGCGCGATGCACGAGGGGCTCACCTCCACGCGCCTCGGCTTGAAGGGGATCCCGCGCGCCGCGGAGGACGTGATCGTAGCGCGCGATATCGCGCTCGCCGAGCTGACCGGCGGCCATGTGCACCTCGCGCACATCTCCACCGCGGGCGCGGTCCGGATGATCCGCGACGCGAAGGCGCGCGGCGTCCAGGTGACCGCCGAAGTGACGCCGCACCACTTCGCGCTCACCGACGCGTGCTGCGAGGGCTACAACACCAACGCCAAGATGAACCCTCCGCTGCGCGAGGGGCACGACGTCGAGGCGCTGCGCGCGGCCCTGGCCGACGGTACCATCGACTGCATCGCCACCGACCACGCGCCGCACCACTACGACGCCAAGGAGGCGGAGTTCGACTTCGCGCCCTTCGGCGTGGTGGGTCTCGAGACGGCGCTCGGCGTGGCGATGGTCGAGCTGGTCGAGCGGGGCGTCCTCCCGCTTCCCGCCCTGGTCCACCGGCTCGCCACGCGGCCCGCCGAGGTGGCGCACCTGCCGGCCGGCACGCTCGCTCCCGGGGCGCCGGCTGACGTGATCGTGTTCGACCCGGCGGCGGAGTGGACGGTGGACCCGGCCGCGTTCTTCTCCAAGAGCCGCAACACGCCGTTCGCGGGACGCCGGCTCAAGGGCGTGATCCGATGGACGCTGGTGGGCGGGGTGGTGGCGCACCGCTCCGGCCCCCGCCCGCGGGGCGGGTAG
- a CDS encoding aspartate carbamoyltransferase catalytic subunit: MSPALGKDLLGLEPLSADDIRLILDTAEPFKEISERAIKKVPVLRGKTIVNLFFEASTRTRISFEFAEKRLSADTVNVATAASSVQKGETLVDTARNLEAMRIDMVVIRHGSSGAAKFLADRIESNVVNAGDGMHEHPTQALLDLLTIRDHRPIEGAKVCIVGDALHSRVARSNIWGLTKLGAEVAVCGPRSLLPLGVEQLGVRVFRRIEEAIEWADVLNVLRLQLERMQAGYVPSLREYYRVFGVTLERLEKAPRDLLILHPGPMNRGVEIDSRVADGPHSVILNQVTNGVAVRMAVLYLLAGGRPELAEAAKGGGER; this comes from the coding sequence GTGAGCCCGGCCCTGGGGAAGGACCTCCTGGGCCTCGAACCCCTCTCCGCCGACGATATCCGCCTCATCCTCGACACCGCCGAACCGTTCAAAGAGATCTCCGAGCGCGCCATCAAGAAGGTCCCGGTCCTCCGGGGCAAGACCATCGTGAACCTCTTCTTCGAGGCCTCGACCCGCACCCGGATCAGTTTCGAGTTCGCGGAGAAGCGCCTCTCCGCCGATACGGTGAACGTCGCGACCGCGGCGTCCTCGGTGCAGAAGGGCGAGACGCTGGTGGACACGGCGCGCAACCTCGAGGCGATGCGGATCGACATGGTGGTGATCCGGCACGGCTCGTCCGGCGCCGCGAAGTTCCTCGCGGACCGCATCGAGTCGAATGTGGTCAATGCCGGTGACGGGATGCACGAGCACCCGACCCAGGCCCTGCTCGACCTTCTCACCATCCGCGACCATCGCCCCATCGAGGGCGCGAAGGTCTGCATCGTGGGAGACGCACTGCACTCGCGGGTGGCGCGGTCCAACATCTGGGGCCTCACCAAGCTGGGCGCCGAGGTGGCGGTGTGCGGACCGCGGAGCCTGTTGCCGCTCGGCGTGGAGCAGCTGGGCGTCAGGGTGTTCCGGCGGATTGAGGAAGCGATCGAGTGGGCGGACGTGCTCAACGTGCTGCGGCTCCAGCTGGAGCGGATGCAGGCCGGCTACGTCCCGTCGCTTCGCGAGTACTACCGCGTCTTCGGCGTCACGCTCGAGCGGCTGGAGAAAGCGCCGCGCGACCTCCTCATCCTGCACCCGGGGCCGATGAACCGCGGGGTCGAGATCGACTCGCGGGTGGCTGACGGGCCGCACTCGGTCATACTGAACCAGGTCACCAACGGCGTGGCGGTGCGCATGGCGGTGCTCTATCTGCTGGCGGGCGGGCGCCCCGAGCTGGCCGAAGCGGCCAAGGGCGGAGGGGAGCGATGA
- a CDS encoding DUF2182 domain-containing protein has protein sequence MSQPAQAPSLDSRHQYRLALAMLAAAALAWLWTLSHRTMAMSIPAFVAAWTVMMAAMMLPSLVPSVLLFQAASRSRAPFGYRTAPSPVFVAGYFAAWALIGATVAVAGDLAGPVPPSWQSGVVGSALIVAGAYQLTRLKAWCLGHCRSPMHFFMEHWKDGPLGALRLGAHHGLYCVGCCWGLMVAFIALGMMRPAWMGLIALVILLEKTAPSGQRLAPLIGMGFILAGALVALDVLPALDAMMGGMHGEAR, from the coding sequence ATGAGCCAGCCCGCCCAGGCCCCATCCCTCGATTCCCGCCACCAGTACCGGCTCGCGCTTGCCATGCTCGCGGCCGCCGCCCTGGCGTGGCTCTGGACGCTCTCCCACCGTACCATGGCGATGAGCATCCCGGCCTTCGTCGCGGCGTGGACCGTGATGATGGCCGCGATGATGCTCCCCTCGCTCGTGCCCAGCGTGCTCCTCTTCCAAGCGGCCTCGCGCTCGCGCGCGCCCTTCGGCTACCGGACCGCGCCGAGCCCGGTGTTCGTTGCCGGCTACTTCGCGGCGTGGGCGCTGATCGGTGCGACTGTCGCGGTCGCGGGCGACCTCGCGGGCCCGGTGCCCCCAAGCTGGCAGAGCGGCGTCGTCGGTTCGGCGCTCATCGTTGCCGGCGCGTACCAGCTCACCCGCCTCAAGGCCTGGTGCCTCGGCCACTGCCGGAGCCCCATGCACTTCTTCATGGAGCACTGGAAGGACGGCCCGCTCGGCGCCCTGCGCCTCGGCGCCCATCACGGCCTCTACTGCGTGGGCTGCTGCTGGGGGCTCATGGTCGCGTTCATCGCGCTCGGCATGATGCGGCCGGCCTGGATGGGGCTGATCGCGCTGGTGATATTGCTGGAGAAAACGGCGCCGAGTGGTCAGCGGCTGGCCCCGCTCATCGGAATGGGGTTTATTCTGGCCGGCGCCCTGGTGGCGCTCGATGTGCTGCCGGCGCTGGATGCGATGATGGGAGGGATGCATGGCGAAGCCCGCTAA
- a CDS encoding nucleoside deaminase gives MPRRNSQEFHGIRLALEEAQAAAADGEAPVGAVLMRGAEILSRGRNRMRATGDPRQHAEVGCLDAAVAAGCRGPDAFAGATLFVTLEPCSMCAGAIVLARVPGVVFGAWDPKAGMAGSLHDLLRHPRLNHRCEVVGGVLEQDCAELLKAFFAERR, from the coding sequence GTGCCTAGGCGGAACTCGCAGGAGTTCCACGGCATCCGGCTGGCGCTGGAGGAGGCTCAGGCCGCGGCCGCCGACGGCGAAGCGCCGGTTGGCGCGGTCCTCATGCGCGGTGCGGAGATCCTTTCGCGCGGCCGCAACCGCATGCGCGCGACCGGCGACCCGCGGCAGCACGCCGAGGTCGGGTGCCTCGACGCGGCGGTCGCGGCCGGATGCCGGGGCCCCGACGCATTCGCGGGCGCGACGCTGTTCGTGACGCTCGAGCCGTGCTCGATGTGCGCCGGCGCCATCGTGCTGGCGCGGGTGCCTGGCGTGGTCTTCGGCGCGTGGGACCCGAAAGCGGGGATGGCCGGGTCGCTGCACGACCTGCTGCGGCATCCGAGGCTGAACCACCGCTGCGAGGTCGTGGGCGGCGTACTGGAGCAGGACTGCGCGGAGCTCCTCAAGGCCTTCTTCGCCGAGCGCCGCTGA
- a CDS encoding GAF domain-containing protein, translated as MTTGPRTGATSVLDAGRVVGRLRDARARGARRRELLWLAARAIREAGPPYTSVYLYMLHGDELVLEAHDGRGTDHVRIPVGRGVCGTAAAERKDQNVPDVSAAGNYLACNLDTRSELVVLIERGDTILGQIDVDSDVPAGFSDVEHAATREVADALGELLKAAAGTARA; from the coding sequence GTGACGACGGGCCCCAGGACGGGCGCCACCTCCGTCCTCGATGCGGGGCGCGTGGTGGGGAGGCTCCGCGATGCGCGGGCGCGTGGCGCCCGACGGCGAGAGCTGCTCTGGCTCGCGGCCCGAGCGATCCGCGAGGCGGGACCGCCCTACACTTCCGTTTACCTCTATATGCTCCACGGCGACGAACTGGTGCTCGAAGCGCACGACGGTCGGGGCACGGACCACGTCCGCATTCCCGTGGGGCGCGGCGTGTGCGGCACCGCCGCGGCGGAGCGGAAGGACCAGAACGTGCCGGACGTGTCCGCGGCGGGCAACTATCTCGCCTGCAACCTCGACACCAGGTCCGAGCTCGTCGTCCTGATCGAGCGCGGCGACACGATCCTGGGCCAGATTGACGTGGACTCCGACGTTCCCGCCGGCTTCTCCGATGTGGAGCACGCCGCGACGCGGGAAGTCGCCGACGCGCTCGGCGAGCTGCTCAAGGCGGCGGCCGGGACGGCGCGTGCCTAG